The Pyrus communis chromosome 12, drPyrComm1.1, whole genome shotgun sequence genomic sequence TTGTTCAAGGTaattctctcttctccctcctcTCTTCGAATTCGAAACATGGGTACTACGGTTTTTCTGAATCTAGGGTTGTAACGGAAAATTTGGTCCAGAGTTAGCcttaaatttgtttgatttttattttgtatgctcttataatttttcaattcaatGTTGGTACAAAAGATGGTGCTTTAGAATTCTCTGGGGATTTCATGAATTGTTGGATGCCTCGTATGGTTTTTGTTAATGGAGAGTGAGAGTTGGCGTCAGAGAAGGTTGATTTGATcagagtaggattctctcccgtcttctttcctccctcctctcacactttgttttttgtcttattgtctctatataaaaaatcaatataagatgttgacgggAGAGAATCCTTCTCCGATGTGATCTTCACAAAGAGCTCCTGCTGTATATGCCACAACATGAAGAACGCTTTTCTACAAGCACGACCGATACGCCAATGGGAGGGAAATAGAGTGGGCATTGAGAAATCTTGACTGCAATCCTGCTCTTCCTGCTGAAAGATGCACAAGCCATCTGTTTCAGCTAGCTAGtacctatatatattatcaCACTGGAGGCTTAAGCTCGCTATGCTAATGTTTTGTTAGTTCTAGTAGTACATACAGAAAAGAATCCCAATACTATGCTTAAAGAAAATGTTGAGATTCAATTTTCCTTCTACTTTGTACGTAATTTAACTTCCCTAGCTACATTTTATACGTACGCATAAAATGCTTGAACTTGGTTATCCCAGATGTTTGAATTTTCAGAATTTAAACTTTGTTAAGGTTTGGATTTTAATTTGGCGGTTACATTTCAAAAATAGTACTTTTCTGGATAGCTATATGGATGTATCTTCATATGATTTTCTTATTATCAAATTTGAaggttgtttatttgttttgattaattatatgtgatattgaataaattaaaatttaaaaataaaataaaatttttaagtcCAATCCAGTTATGTACCAAACAATGGACGGGGATTCAAAGCCTAACCAATTCATGCCAATTCAATCCTATCGTTAAGGCCCCATCTCATCTAGCCCACCGAACAGGTCCTTAGTGCTCTCTCACAAGCTTTATACTCCTCCTTAGATCAAAATATTCATCTCTTTACATTTGGCACATAATACTAATCCAACCCACCTCTAAATTTGAGAATATTCTTAGCTATACCCAGTTGCATATCCCCTTCGTGTCTATCTTTCATAACGTGACATTTGGTCATGTGATGAGCGATAGAATGCATTACAAATGGTTACAAGACATATTGTCAATTAAATTTCGCATAAACTACCAGCCTAGCAATGAAGCCTATAACATGCTATAGAGCAGCAAAAAGAACtaaaaacaccttaaactaGAACAATAAACTGAAGATACCAGCACCGGACAAGTAAGTTTCAACCACCAGATCCACCAACACCAAGTGCAAATAGATTGCTTGTCCTAATTTCTTACCTCCTTGATGCTGAAAGGCTGCCTGCTTCCAGAAAACGCCACATTATCAGACACCAAAGTCATGGGATAAAACATAAGCCACATGCTTAAAACCCTCAGAAGAATGAAGCAACTAGTCCATTTGCAGCAAATGGGAAGTTGCCAATTGGCAGTCATCTACACAAACATATTCCCAACCAGATGGGGTTTTTAGAGGGATGAACATTCCATGAACCCAGAGGAGTTAATGGAAGCCTGGAAGGACCAAGTTTAAGGTGTGGAAGCTATTAGGACAGACAGATAAGGCAGCCTAGCACGGCATATCCAATACCAACATCTCAAAGAGGAAAAATacggagtttttttttttttttttttttggttgaaatccATGTTTGATTAGACAGCATTTGGGCTTTGAAAAGCTTATGTTGTTATGTCTTCACTACCCTTATGGTACTCCGAAGGCTAGAATACTCCGGACTTTATGTCAAAAATTCTATGCTTATGTTTTCAATCAAAtatctaacggttaaaaagtttggagtatcAGATACTCTAGAGGATCATAGAAAATCTTGCCTAACAGGAATTATTCACTTCTTAACCAAAACTTGTGGGTAACAACATGAAATCTTTATCGTGTTCTCATCTGGAGACTGTTCCTGGATTTCCATGAATTCAACTACTTGTTGATTTCAGTAAATCCAATCACTTGTTGACACATCTTCTTTAGTGAGAGAAAGATGATCCAAAGTCTAAAAAATCCTTCACCTGAGTAGCTATAAAGTCAAATAAGCAAGGCCAATCAGATGTTTTTCTCATCAAACAGTTTTCCTATTCCAATTGGTGTCCCTAATAAGCTCAataattttggaaagaaaaataattatatcaCAATCCTTCTAGGCTGATGGTGACTCTGATATCATCAGCAAAGCAATTATTGTAGCAATAATTTAGCAAAATTATGTTTTCATTCAACATAATTATCAAATCAGATGATACAATCAGAACCCTAGAAAACATAGTGCCACCGAATTAGATGTTGATACACTACAGGATTCAGAGGGGGGAGTTTCGAACCCAATATGCAGCGGTCGCAAGGCTAAGACCCTATAGTTCCACCTAATCATGATACTCAATAATCTAATATACACCCTGGAAAACACTCTTGTTTTTTCTAGTCCTGCAACACAAGCACTTCATTTTGTGCAGAATTGCTCCATTTAGACCGATAGTTCATACAGTTACATCAATGAAACACTGAAATCAAAACGAATAAGCTAAACATTCTTCCAAAAGAGAAATCAGCTAAAATTTCATATCAGTAGACGGGCAAAAGAAGAGAGAACATGTTTTACAATTTGGATTTGGAGGAGAAATTTTCCCTTCCCATCAAAATACTTGTATGTGCTCAATTCAAAATGCAGCATATCATATAAAGTTACACAAAAGGGTCAAGTAAAAGAGAAATACTTACATATTCCTCCCTATCACCAACAATTTAAAGCTCAAAAAAGCAGatatttttcctctttttcccCACCATCCTATACATTCCAATCCCACTTCACATTTGATCCAAATCTTCCTCCTCTTTTCATTCCAcagataaaaaaacaataataaaaacaaaatcaattgagtaagaaagaaaaaagttgaACAAATTCGTACCCGAATTTCTGTGGCAGTCAAAATGAATGGTTCTTTTTCGGTTTTTGTGCTTTCAATTTCAATCTTTATGCTCGTCTCTGTCAATGGGTTGTAATTTTGGACCTTTTCTTTGCCTCACTGTAAAGCACCACCCCCATGATCGTCACCGCAAACCCCGTCATTCCCATAACCGTGACCGGGTTCCGGAATATCAACACCGAAACGACTGCCGCCACCGCCGCCTTGGCATTGCCGAGAACCTGCAGTGTGAGCGCGCTGGTGTGCTTGGTCACCAAGAAATTGGTCAGGTTAACCAAATAGGCCACCGTGGCGTTCCCCAGCAACAAGAAGACAATGAAGGGGTCGGTTCTCGCTTTCTCCACCGTCTCCGCCGCCACATTGCCCTCGATGTAGAGAGTGAAGGGGAGGAGGATGCAGGCCGCCATTGGCGCCATGTAGAGGAGCAAGTTCATGGAGTGGAGCTTCTCAGAATCCGAGGTGAGTAAAATCCCCTGCACCACCGATTTCAACGCCCGGCCGGCGGTGGAACCCACGCAGACCAAAAAACCGAACAGATGAAACAGCGGCTCGCTGTTGCTGGCCAACACGATTCCCAAAACAACGGGGAGGAGGGCACCGTAGACCTCGGCGGACTCCTTTTTACACGTGATGACGAACGCAAAGATGGCGGTGAAAAAGGGGGTGGTGGCGCCGATGGCCTGATTGAAGGAGACAGGGAGGTAGCGGAGGGAGGTGTTGCCACAAACGACGGAGAAGCAGAAGATGGCGGAGAGTGCGAGGATCTTGAAAAACTGGCGGCGGGAGAGGATGTGCTGACGTGGCACGATCTCGAGGAGGTGGATGGCGACGTAGCTGTAGGCGGCGCAGGAGATCATGTGGAGCATTGTGAGGAAGATCGGGTAGCGAAAGCCGTAGAAGCTGAGGAGGTACTTGTTGAGGAGGAGGACGCCGATGTTCGACAGGTACCAGGATGCAATAATCGCCGCCGTCGATATTGTCGGGGAGAGGAGGGATCCGACGGCGGAGGAGAACCCGTAGCTCGTCCCGTTGCGGACGTCGCCGGGGGGAGTGGCCGGAATGTCGACCACCTGGTCGGGGGACGTCGTGTCCTGCAGCCGCGGGTTGCTCATACGACGCGTCGTCCATGTCTGTGCCTCCACCATCGAGGGCAAAAtgggaataaaataattcaAGCACCCCAACAGTTGGAACACtatctcactttctctctcagaTCTGAAAAATTGAGACGTGGGATGACGATTGAGGACTTGGGGGTTTTGGTACTTTTGGTCTGTGTGATCGGACGGTGGAGATTTAGATTTGGGAGGAGGGTGGGGTAGGAGATGTTGGATGAGGATGGGGGTGTATTTAAACTAAGATTCCTTGAAAAGCGAGGGGAGTTAGAGTGTCAGTGTTTATAGTTAGCTGTACTGTGATTTTCTGGTCGCGGGTGACTCTGCGGCTCGTGACggagggttttaatttttgtttttgatttttgtttggcCTTAATTTTACATTagttaataataatgtgattcaaatttctCTTTCATgggaatcgaacctaaaatctcacttgcaagtaaaaatgaatactaCTATATCATAGTTTTAAATAGCCATCTAACGAagattttaactttttatctataaaaaaaataaaaaataaattttatcttCAATGAGCCGGAAAATGGGGCTAAATCTACCAATGGCGCTAGCAACTTTCTTTCTTAGGTAACATAAAATCGGTCTACATCTAGCCCCAAAAAACAGTGGGTGCCACAAAAAAGTAACAACCCATATGAGGAAAATTCTATTAATCTCCCTCTACTTGCAAATACACTTATATTCTCCTTTTATTATTAGGATTGGTTTCTTTTGTAGTGAAATCTTTGCTGAGTGAttggtttttatatttattgtttgttttggctACAACAATTATTGGTAAATACCAAGAAGATATCTTCTAAATTAAGTTTGCTTATTTTCAACTACAACGGTTAATGACTAAATGGAATGCAAATTGTTAGTAGTTTGAATTGGAGAAGAATTAGTCAAACTATAGTACTTGTTTGTAGCACTATATTTTCTACAAATTTTTTCATATTCTCTTCACCATGtgaatgatttcaaattttctaaatggttttaagttcaaatctcattGATGACgagtttaatgtcaatttatttCTTGACTATGGAGCTAGTGGTTGTATTAgatgtttaagtatttaatatattatttgtttatcaaaaaaaaaaaaaaaaaaaagaagtataaTTACTTTCTACTACTACAGTAAAGTGTCATGTGCACTAATGTTTTTCATGCATTTTGAGTTATAGTAAATCGATAAATAAAGGGAGCCTTACTTATAGAGACACAAACATATACCATATTTCACACAACTTCACAACCTTTTAAACATTACAATGAGAGACAAAAAACCCGAACATCATAAAACCAAGCccaaaccaaaaagaaatgGACTGTAATTTGGACTGAGCAAATTCCGACCCCTGCCCCTAGATTATAAAACGAACCATCTGCCATATTCAAAACCACGAACTGATGGTTTTTCATTCAacttatccaaaaaaaaaatcattacgAAGCTCTCTCATTTTAAAAATCTTCccagaaaaaccctaaaaatttcaTAGATTCCAATATGTTAAATGCTTTCAGTAAGTAATACATAGACTTCAGGTGAATTTGTAGAAGTTCAGTGACAACTCTGTTGCAAAAACATGGTACCTACTACTAAAAAATGTTCTTTTGCATAATCATTTTTAGATTTATAGTTTGTATTTGCAAAAAAACACTTTCGAATTCTGTGAAACGCAGTTTCGTATGCATGCATTATCATTTTCGCTTTTATAGTTCATGTGTAAAGTGATTCTTCAACTACATTTGGATATAAATGATTATGTGTCTACTTTTTGTGAGTAAAAGCATATATTATCCGTCTAGCTTTTGTctgtaaaattattttgaatataCATTTTAGTGTTTCCAAGATCTTTTTATGCCAAAGTGATTCTACACCTACTTGTTGTTTGTAAGTGATTCTGCACTTACCTGTTG encodes the following:
- the LOC137711113 gene encoding probable sugar phosphate/phosphate translocator At1g12500, encoding MVEAQTWTTRRMSNPRLQDTTSPDQVVDIPATPPGDVRNGTSYGFSSAVGSLLSPTISTAAIIASWYLSNIGVLLLNKYLLSFYGFRYPIFLTMLHMISCAAYSYVAIHLLEIVPRQHILSRRQFFKILALSAIFCFSVVCGNTSLRYLPVSFNQAIGATTPFFTAIFAFVITCKKESAEVYGALLPVVLGIVLASNSEPLFHLFGFLVCVGSTAGRALKSVVQGILLTSDSEKLHSMNLLLYMAPMAACILLPFTLYIEGNVAAETVEKARTDPFIVFLLLGNATVAYLVNLTNFLVTKHTSALTLQVLGNAKAAVAAVVSVLIFRNPVTVMGMTGFAVTIMGVVLYSEAKKRSKITTH